GGCAGCACATTCTGTGCCCCATTCGCTTTCTCTGCTTTGCATAGACAAACACACTGCGAGCTTGTGAGCAGAGGGACAGTGCGGCGAACCCGCAGAGCACAGAAAAcgaagagcagcgccgaggaagacgaggatCGACCGAGAGttgtgcgcacacgcaaaagaaaaaagaggctGCAGTGGCCGCCGTGGTCGAttgcgcagcgcacacgcacacacgcgcgcctaCTCGGCCTTCGCCCTCTCACCGCTTGCAGAATGCCCCGTCAGCACCAGCCGAAGCGCCTCCTGAAGCTGCGCGGCATCCATGCCACCGTGTGGTCGAAGCGTTGTCAGGTCAAGCAACGGCAGCCTCTCTGCCAGCTCACCAACTTGAACGCAGAAGAGAAAGCCACCGTTGGCAAGAGCCTCAGCGAGATCCAGCTGGTGGTCAGACATCAGCTGACGAttcggcaccaccaccaaggGCCGCTGCGCTTGCAGTCCTTCCAAGATGGTGCCGGCACCAGCGTGGGTGATGACGAGGGTGGCGCCACGGATCACGGCCTCCAGGCAAGGTCGGTACGGGAAGGCCTCCACGAGGAGGCCCCCACAGCTCCACTGCTGCGTCGGATGAGAAGCATCTGCGCCAGCGGCTGTCGGCAGTGCGGGCAGTAGAGTCGCCTCTGGAGGTGCTACCACCTCAGCGGTGCCATGCTGCACGTAGAGACGCTTGATGCCGAAGCGCTGGTGCAGGGCGGCGCAAACGCcgggctgcagcaccgcctgcaccaGCGAGGAGAACTTTGTCGACCCCACCGTCACCAGCGCGTAGGCCTCCTGCTCCGCAGCAAGAGACCGGAGGCGATGTGGTGCGCCGTCTGTGACACGCGCTGTCTCCGATACAACGTGCACCagcgtgccgcggcggcggcgtcgagtCACAGCTCTCTCCAGAGCACGCCAGTGCACCGTAAAGACGTCCGCCAGCCACGGCGCCAGCAGGCACCCTGTCAGGGAGAGGTGCGATACGCACGTGAAGGACTCCATGTAGACAATGGCAGGGCGCCCGTACCACCACGGCGCGCACGATGCCACGCAAACGGCCGCCACGATtacaggcacgcacacgcccggGCCATTCGTGAGCAGCACGTCCGGCTTCTCAGCGCAAACAAGCCGAAAGCACGCGAGGGTTGCCCTGATTGTGGTGATGATCGACGTCAAGTAGCTCTGGCCGAcctcgcgtgcgcgtggaaTGGTGTGCACGACGACGCGCCTCtcgaagcgctgctgctccagctgtGAGGCCAAGCTGGCCGAGTGCGGATCTGTGGCGCTTACAACGTAGAACGGACGCGTGTCTAACCAGTAAGACAACGGTAGCTCCGTAATGGCGCGCAGCATCTCACTCGTGTGTCCACCAGAGCCCAGCACCACGCCAACCTTCATGGCACCTCGGTGCGGCGACCGCATTGCGAGGGGCACGTAACGCACAACGCTGTGCCACAGAGACGCCAGGAACGCAGATccgagaagaagagcagcgagaaACCACATTTGTCTCTATTTTCGCGTGTACGCccgggtgtgtgtgtgtgtgtgtgtgtgtgtgttggtcgGCGTGAGCGTGTATGCTGCGAGCAGAGCCGGAATAAGAGAAGGTTCGTACGCCATCGCTGACGCAATCCTTCACAGGCGCAccaagaagagaggaaagaggggcggtggtggcagcagcagagggcgTGGTAGACGTGGCGCGTTAGTGAGGAAAAAATGCGAACAGCACAAAAGGCTGCGCATGTGGAATGaagaagcggaggcggcatAGCGCGCCAGGCACAAGTCAGCGCTACCATCTGCAAAGCAGGGGACGGAGTATTCGACGTGGGGGAAAAGGGGTCCAacacctcctcgccccctAGATTCGCTGCTCATGTTCTCATGCCATCCGGATCTGTTACTCGGGAAGGAAGGCTCGCGCACTCGCTGCATTCGAAAGGGATCGGAAAAGCGGCCCACACGCTGGGGAAGCTAcacagctgcaccacgcAGAGCACGCATAACGCGCAGCACAACCGTCGCAGCCCACTCGCGCTGCcaccgtgtgcgtgcgtgtggccTCGCGTGAGTGGACGCTACAGTCAACGCAAGTGTGCACCGGCGAGGCGAGGTTGCAGTCTGCAGCTGCCAACGTGCGTTGCTTCGGCGTTTGGGGTCCAAGCATCGTCAGCACGAAGCGCAAAACAAAGCAGACGTACATGAGCGAAGGCTACTTTGTGTGGGCACCTCTGCGCTTCGGTGGAGCCTCTACCCAATCGTAGGCGACCAGCTCGTCCTCCGCGGTCGAGGCAGGCACGCCCAGCGCGTCGCGCCGCAGGGCACCCAAGCCACCGCGGCCCTCGTCGAGGTTTTGGCGAACGCCGTCTACCACTTGGCCGCCGTGAGCGCCACGGCCCCAGCGGCGACTCCCGTCGCAGCCCACATCCCAGCTCACGGACACGACGCGGTCGTCCAGCAGTGACCCGTCGAGTCCGTGCACCGCCAGTACCGCGGCCGCCTGTGACTCGAACACGACAAAGCAGAACCCGCATGGACAGCGTGTCGCCTCGTTGAGGCCCATCACGATATCGCGGATGTGTCCACAAGGACTGAAGTGATTATACACCTGCTCTTCAGTCGTGTAGAAGGACAAGTTGCCCACGTAGACGGTGGCGCTGTAGTTGAGCTgctcctgccgccgctcccgGAACTCCTCCGTCGTCAAGAGAGACCGGAGCAACTCGTGGCGATCCACATACTCCATTCGAGGGACCGTGTCCACCAAATCACTCGACATTGTCTCTAACAGGGCTCAGTGCTGATGCCCGCGACGCgctgagggaggaggggagttCGAAGGGTGAAAGGGTCGAAGGCCAAAAAGACagaaggtgaagaagaggggaggtCGAGACAGACATGATGAGTGCCtgcgtgggggaggagagatACGGGTGGCAGGAGCGCAGGGACAGagacgcacgtgcgcataCAGGCACTGGCCGGCAAGAATTGTGCCTGCTgttgccctccctctcggcCCGACGCACAGCGAGTACTGCGCGTGTCGTCGGTGACCACATGGGAAAAAGTCCGCGCTcgtgtgtggctgtgcgcaTTGGCAAGTGACTGACTGAGCTTTCCTGCGTGAATGTCGGGGTACGCCTCTCCAGTAGCGATGCGAAGGAGAAGTCAGGCAAGCAGGCGAGtcggggtgggggcgggcgggTGGCAACTACGAAGCGATAATAATAATGAGTCGATCATCGGTTAAGCGCTCGAAGAGGTGAAAAGGGAAACGGAGCACGGAAGGCGGAGTCAAGGATGGGAAGAaaacgaggaggggggcatggtcgcacacaaacacagacacccacagcacacacctcgctctcctcgttTTCTT
Above is a window of Leishmania donovani BPK282A1 complete genome, chromosome 30 DNA encoding:
- a CDS encoding glycosyltransferase family 28 protein, putative, which translates into the protein MWFLAALLLGSAFLASLWHSVVRYVPLAMRSPHRGAMKVGVVLGSGGHTSEMLRAITELPLSYWLDTRPFYVVSATDPHSASLASQLEQQRFERRVVVHTIPRAREVGQSYLTSIITTIRATLACFRLVCAEKPDVLLTNGPGVCVPVIVAAVCVASCAPWWYGRPAIVYMESFTCVSHLSLTGCLLAPWLADVFTVHWRALERAVTRRRRRGTLVHVVSETARVTDGAPHRLRSLAAEQEAYALVTVGSTKFSSLVQAVLQPGVCAALHQRFGIKRLYVQHGTAEVVAPPEATLLPALPTAAGADASHPTQQWSCGGLLVEAFPYRPCLEAVIRGATLVITHAGAGTILEGLQAQRPLVVVPNRQLMSDHQLDLAEALANGGFLFCVQVGELAERLPLLDLTTLRPHGGMDAAQLQEALRLVLTGHSASGERAKAE
- a CDS encoding nuclear cap binding protein, putative is translated as MSSDLVDTVPRMEYVDRHELLRSLLTTEEFRERRQEQLNYSATVYVGNLSFYTTEEQVYNHFSPCGHIRDIVMGLNEATRCPCGFCFVVFESQAAAVLAVHGLDGSLLDDRVVSVSWDVGCDGSRRWGRGAHGGQVVDGVRQNLDEGRGGLGALRRDALGVPASTAEDELVAYDWVEAPPKRRGAHTK